From the genome of Nicotiana sylvestris chromosome 1, ASM39365v2, whole genome shotgun sequence:
aaggatggatcctctgaagtacatctttctgAAGCCTATGCCTAtcgggaagttagccaagtggcaaatattactaagtgagtttgatatcatctatgtaactcagaaggcaatcaaaagACAAGCGTtcgcagaccatcttgctgaaaattaTGTAGGAGGAGAACACGAACaactaaaaacgtattttcctgacgaagaagtgtcattcatatgagaggacattgctgaagcctacaatggttggagaatgttttttgatggagctgcaaacttcaaaggattGGGTAAAAAAGCAGTTTTGGTGTTAGAGACATGACAACATTATTCGGTATCCGCAAAgcttaggtttccatgcaccaacaatatagtagaatatgaggcttgcatcatgtggctcaatttggccatcgacatgaatatataagagttgctggtaattggCGATTTATATCTTCTGGTTCATCAGGTttaaggagaatgggctaccaaAAACACCAAGATACTGCCATACATGTATCATGTGCAAGAATTGATAAAGACTTTCACAaaaatagaattcaaacatgttccgagAATCCAGAACCAGTTCGCAGACGCACTGGCTACTCTGTCTTCCATGATACAGCATCCGGgaaagaatttcatcgatcccattccagtaaggaTCCATagtcagccagcttattgtgctcatgctGAAGAAGAAACGGATAGAAACCCATGGTTcaatgacatcaaggaatatttggcaaaaggaggaTACTCAAAGCAGgcgaaccatactcagaaacgcacactgcgTAGACTGTCCAATAATTTCTTCCAAAGTGGAGGAATTTTGTATAGAAGAACACCTGATCTAATATTATTAAGGTTTGTTGATGCCAAAGAAGCTTCCAAACTGCTAGAGGAAATACATGCTGGAACCTGCAGTCCATATATGAACGATTTTGTTTCAGAGAcagatacttttggatgactatggaaatagattgcatctagtatgtccaaaaatgccaccaATGCCAAATACATGTAGATATGATACGAGTGCCGCCGAACGAACTCAATGTAataagtgcaccttggccttttactacctggggaatggatgtcattggtctgATCGAACCTATTGCTTCAAacaggcacaggttcattctagtggccatagattacttcaaaaaatgggtagaggctgcatcttacaaagctgtaaccaataAAGTCGTCACATATTTTGTTAGGGACCGTATTATATGTCGATTCGGGGTTCCCGAGtccatcatcactgataatgccgccaatttcaatagtgatctgatgaaatccatgtgtgaaactttcaaaatcaagcataaaAACTCCACAacatacaggcctcaaatgaacaGAGCcgtggaagctgccaacaagaacatcaagaagatactaaggaaaatggtagagaatcaaaagcaatggcacgagaagttaccatttgccttattgggataccgtaccACAACCctcacatcaactggggcaactccctatttcctggtttatggtaccgaatcTGTCATTCCCGCCAAGATCGAGATTcattctttaaggatcatacaagaagctgaactcaATGATGctgaatggataaggagccgctatgagcaattAGCCCTCATAGATAGAAAAAGGATGAATGCAATGTGTCATGGttagctttatcagaatagaatgtccagggCTTTgaacaaaagggtcaaactaaaacaatttcacattggggcagctggtgctgaagCGGATCCTTCCATATCAAGATGcaaccaaaggaaaattttcacctaactggcaaggtccttacatggttcatagggtactaacaggaggagcactcatacttgtagaaatggacggagaagtttggccaaagcctatcaattcgcacacagtcaagagatactatatttAAATTATTCACATTTGTTcatctgatgtaactgaactacgcttcacttgattcccatttaagatggcatacgtaggtagccctgtgggttcggtcacatctcaataaaattttcatttttctagaacaagaaactgaggcagaattttgagaaggaccctcaaaattctaaagcaAGTCTAGCCGACGCCATCATATGTAAGACAATCAGAAAATCGGTTAAGTAAcaggggcaaaattttgagaaggattcacAAAATTCCGAAGCAGGTCCAACAAACTTAGTTACATGCAGAACGGTCGAAGGATAACttactaaactggggcagaagtttgaagaggaccctcaaatCTAATGCAAagaagttgcaatgtctctaaaaatgtcgcagtcattagttcatctaatttacttgatattatatagcactatgttttctaaattaactctatttcatcaaataagtgcatatttttcaaaaactttatttctacggcagtcaggtgttacccagggtaaCTCAACAGGATCTCCAGAACAAAGCAAAGAAAAACAAGCAGACAAAGGGACAGACCAATCTCCCccgcaaaactcacgatttttctttggatgtaggaacaaggaataaccacaagtaCGAGTGCCTTAAAATCATTATCTTCATAAAAACCAGACCGCCAAGCACAAATATATTTCTAGCTAAGAAATATGCTGTTCCTATTTACTATTTacccattgcatgagactaagccttatctcctcttcttgcaagaggctaagtcctgcctcctatttgcataaggctaagcattgccttctccttgcatgagactaagcattgtctcctcttcttacatgaggctaagccctgcctcctatttgcataaggctaagcattgccttctccttgcatgagactaagcattgtctcctcttcttacatgaggctaagcctgaCCTCACTATTTgcagcattgccttctctttgcatgagactaagccatgtctcaaatcctgtatgaggctaagccatgcctccctatttgcataaggctaagcattgccttctatttgcatgagactaagcattgtctcctcttcttgcatgaggctaagccccgcctccctatttgcataaggctaagcattgccttctctttgcatgagactaagccttgtctcaaatcctgcatgaggctaagccttacctacctattttcataaggctaagcatttccttttattttcatgAGAccaagccctgtctcaaatcttgcatgaggctaagacctgcCTCTCTATTTGTATAagtctaagcactgccttccattgcgtgagactaagccctgtctcccttttttttttgcatgaggctaagcatttcctCCCCATCTGCATAAGGTTGAGATCTACCTTTCCTTGTCTAATGACTGAACGTTACCCTATCTGAAGCCTAGCACTATTTCACCTTCTCCGGGGTCAAGCTATGTCCCGATCCTATACAAGGCTAAGTTCTATCTTGTTTTGCTCATATATTCCATCATGTCTCTAtacaaaggcgtcatagtctgaagacatcatcctcatagcctgaagaaaCCATGtaatggcctgaggatctctcaatatcgcacatcattattcaatggcatcatggttcagagacACCATTGTCATggtccgagaacatcatttcatggcctgcgattcccttatctcatgattcatggcccGGGATGCCATGGTCTAAGAACGTCATCCTCAACATCCAAAGActaccttcatggtccaaagggaatttgcatcatgtttaaattctcgcaataatccatatatatttgCACGCAtcatgttttaagttttgcaggtaattcAAAA
Proteins encoded in this window:
- the LOC138868843 gene encoding uncharacterized protein, translated to MYHVQELIKTFTKIEFKHVPRIQNQFADALATLSSMIQHPGKNFIDPIPVRIHSQPAYCAHAEEETDRNPWFNDIKEYLAKGGYSKQANHTQKRTLRRLSNNFFQSGGILYRRTPDLILLRFVDAKEASKLLEEIHAGTCSPYMNDFVSETDTFG